The Juglans regia cultivar Chandler chromosome 6, Walnut 2.0, whole genome shotgun sequence genome contains the following window.
TTTGCCGAGGTCAACGCTAATGATGGCACGGTCACCATTCCTGAGCAATACTCGGTTCAATTCCGAACCTTCACCGACACCGTTAGAGTACGATCCCCTCAAGTGAAAACTCTTTTATCCATCGGTGGTGAAGGCTCTAACATATCTCCAGTGGTGGCAGATGAAAATACGCGTCGTACATTCATAAGCAGCTCCATAGATCTAGCCAGGTCCTACCGTTTCGATGGCCTTGACCTCTGCTGGCTGTACCCTAATTCCCAGACCGACAACCCTGAAAATCTCAGTTCACTCCTGCAGGGGTGGCGTACTGCCGCAGGGTCGTTGCTGCTAACTGCAACGGTGTTTCACCACCGGGCCACTACTAATTTCAATTATCCCATTCAGGCTATTAATGAAAAGTTGGACTGGATCAACGTACTGGCCGTTGACTTCTATACTCCGAAGTCCGACTCATCACCCGAGCACACAGGACCGGTTCATGCGTGGCGCAATCCTCGAGAGCAAAACAAGTGTGGAAGTGAAGGCATTTATAACTGGATTAACGGAATTGGTCCTAATCCTGTAAAAATTGACACCCAGAAGTTGGTCCTTGGCCTTCCATTTTATGGCTATAAATGGACTCTGACAGACAGCCATCAACATGATTTCTTTGCAGACGCGGCTAATCCACCAACTCCTGCAGCCATAGCGTTCAGAAATATCCAGGCGGACTATATCAACCTTAATAATGCAGGCCGTCTCGTGAATGATCCTGACATGTTTGTTGCCTCCTACTGGCATCACGATGTTACTTGGATTGGTTTTGACGATAAGCATAGCATCGCTACAAAGGTTAAGGAGGCGATTAGGGGATATAACTTGCGCGGTTACTTTGCATGGGATCTGGCCGCCGATGACGACAATTGGACTCTCTCAAAAGCAGGTAATAATTAGCAGCATggattcaataatatttttatgagtactGCTTGCTATAGGTTTACGTAGTGATTTCAATCAAGTAAAACTTATAAACTATTGCGGCTAAATGTGatttattagattaaaaaaaataataataaaatttacatctcagataatataaaaaatgatcacCTCGGTATATCATGCATGcagtatttatttaataatggaaattataaattcttttagaaatgagaaaatctatttaataataaaccttattttttacacacccAAGTACAGTATACCACTGGTTTAGaagcttaattaatttccatatcaactatattgaaaaatatatataattggtgttttcatttttattatgtgTAGCAAATGAAACTCGATAGGTCTGTTAGGTCGTTTGTGACGATaacttttgtaaataaattttaaccaGAAAACAAGAATCTCTATATATCCTAGCTGCTAGCTCtcttttctgaaaattttattttctattttctaatgaacataatttctctttcttttcgcAGCTTCCAATGCACGGGATAATGCGATTGATAATCCTGGTACTTCTtctactagtactagtactagtactattaCTACTGGTGGTAACACAACtactattactattactaaTACTGCTACtagtactaatactaatactaatactagttCTGTACGTTAAAATATGactactgctgctgctgctgctggtgGTAACACAACTACTAGTATTACTATTGCTTATACTGCTACtagtactaatactaatactagttctgttaaaatatatatgtaacataTTATAAGCTGCTTGTATCATCAACAATAAAGCCAATGGCTAGCTGGCTGGCTATCATGCTGTGTACCTACGTTgtgtgtaatattattattattattattatagaatcgtgtattattattattatcatcatcaatatGGTTAATCTTGTGACCAATTGTACGAGATGATGATAAATGTTCTCATGTCTTTctcatgattaatatatattaaatatgtattagtttttatgtttttgaaagttttggaattttaaaaTGGACAACCCTGCTTTTTTCATGAGAGTctgattttaattaataatgaagATGCGATAAATTAGGGTGTGGTTTAGAGCAGCATGAAAGCAAACAGAACCCTTGAATTCTGTAACCAAAATGCATAGATACAAGATCCCATTAAAGTCTGTCCGTCGGATTAGTACTAACTAGTACTGCCTTGCTGGGCCATTACAGGGAACCTGCCGCAATGGTAgtaatcaaaatattaatatggcTTGTCGCAATTGTCCCAAAATCCACCCAAATGGCCATTCCGTTTATCATTAAATCGTTGGAAAAAATCAATTGCAGCGATATATTGTCGCAAAAGTTGTAAAATTGCCGCAAAAGACTCGTTATTTTtccaacaattaaaattatcatcGCTATTATATATTCCCAGCAGTTATTATTGCCGAAATGTATTATTTGCGGCCACTTTTAATCGCCACAAATAAGTTAAActgacaaaaaaattattttcgacGACATTTACTCACAgttctatatgtatatataaccgttgaatataattaattttcctaAATAGTGCAACAATCCCTCACAGTGACTATTgttttaatactacatacagacacacagatatatatatatatatatatcaatgaaatGGGAGATTTTgctggaaaatgataaaagctCACTACCTATATGTTCTTGCTCAAAAATGCAATTGCACAAGTGGGAAGCACAGAACTAGACTtacaaatcatctaaaaatcAATAACAAGTGTCACCAAGGACATAAAATCGCTCTGAATTTGATGACTTATCTACTCTGATGAGCATGCATCTAGGATCCACATCAAAACAACTCATTCATCCAATCATCTTTGGTACATTCCAATTTAATAAAggacattcattcattcatccaAATTTTTGAAGATTCACATATATCAAGTTTTTCCATCACATCAAAGCCTAACAAATTTTTGCACTCCTCATAGAGTCAAATAACATTACCTCTATTTAAGTAGATAGATGATAGGCAACTATAAATCGACCACAAGCTGGCAGGGGTGGGTGGAACTCCATTTAATACCATTGTCATAGGCATGCAAACATCAATCTAccaattgtatataaaatacataaatgttGAGATTCATATCTCATGTGGTATTCCTTACCCTgtggtaccgttttatggttcatagattttgatgcagatgaggatgtgGGGCCTGAGGGATTGACTCCACCGAAGGAGTGCATGTGGTCACTTGGGATTACGGGATTTGTTTCCTACTCGTTTATATGTTTTGgtctttgtattatattttttgggataactgtataactctttttaaacattttatttaagtaaatatGTCGTTaaaattctagtacttagttgattgactttaatttatctattgcatttttgttgtacactttctgcttgtacacacacttggcatttatcgttgggatgtgtgacctgtgtgtcatcatcccgacgtcatGAATCCCACGTTTTTGtacgtgggagtcggggcgtcactaaacacagagagagagagagagagggagagggagagagagagagagagagaaagagggagagagagacaaatCGGAGGGAGGGAGAGTGAGACCAAGTTGGCTGTGAGGGGAAACTGCCTGGCGAGGAGCGACAGTGGCGTGTTGCATTCAGAAGTTGTAGAATAGAGAGAAAGTGAGATAGAgatgggaaagagagagagagtgtgagcAAGAGAAGAGGGGTTGAGAGATGGAGAGGTGTTGTTGGTCACGAGGAGTGGAAGGGGAGAGGTGAggaggagagagaaggagaaagaaagggaaagagggAGGACGGGGAAGGGCGGAAAGGGACTAGGGTTTGTTTTAAAGGGGTCAAAATAGTGGCGTTTTGATGGTGGCCTTGGTTGACTTCTAAAGGGATTGGGCCTAAGATTGAGCTGGGCTGGGCTTCGCACCTACAAGGTCCATCTACACAGCCTATTTCTCTTTGGCACACAACTAGTAACAACCATGCTTGTGTTTTTGTAATAAACGATGCCCACTTCTTCGCCTAGCCCGTTTGTAGCTAAGCATCCTTAAGCCTCCCTCAATAGAGAGGCAACAATGTCAATTTGAGACTGTTACCATCTTACCTAAAGCCCAACGTCACCCACCAACAATCCAAGAGATGTCACTCAATTTTGGTATTAAGGTTAGTATGTTATGGTAGTAATATTAGTATGTTTTGGTATTATCTTTTGGAGTATATGGGATTGTATGTTGGTTTTACTTGTGGTTTATTGTTATTAGTCTTAATATATGAATCTATCTGAATGTTGGTTTTACTTGTGGTTGTTTGTGTATTAATATTCGAAGATTACACAAATGGGGTGTTCGAGCTTGTATGTGAATGATGCATTGGTTTTGTGTCAATATGTTTGAAGATTACACAAATGGGTaacttggaaaatatttttgtgacatTTGTGAATAACCTTTCTAATATCACAAATAACTATTATTTGTGACAAAGTTGGAGACCTTGATTGTTTATGTGACTAGGTTGAAGAAGGTTGGGATACTAGTGTACGAATGTTCTAGCATGATCTAGATTTCATTATGTGTTTATGTGAATACTATTTTTGTCAAGTTGGTTATTTATGTGAGAAGTTGCATGGAGAAGttggttgtttgtttgaattaaatttgagaatgttGGAGAAGAAGGTTATTTGTGGGCTGGAGAAGGTTAGGAATCATGATACTTAACACCCTATTTTAGtcactaatatataacttatagcCCATTTAAAGAAACGCCAATTTAAAAAGTACTCATAGcccattataaaaaaacatgcactactaagaaataaaaagatcCAATAATTGGAAATCCAAAATAGGAAACGCTTACATAaatcactaatatatatataataacccatttaaaaaaaatgacccaTTAATATAGAAAACCAATAAGAAATCACTAATAAGAAATaaccaagaaataaaaacattcaataattggaaataaaaaataggatACCCTTGCATAAATCACTAATAAGAAATAACCCATTTACAAAAATGACCTATTAATTCTTAATCCAAAAATTAGGAACACCTAGAATAAATCACTAATAAGAAATAATCCATTAAAGTGAACCATTAATTGTTAATCCAAAAAATAGAATTCCAATAAGAAATCACTAATAAGAAAaaaccaagaaataaaaatccattAAACTCTTGTCATAAACATTGAGGTAAAAAAAACCAACTTTGTTTTGTAGCATAATTTATTTGGTAAGACAATTTGTTTTGAAGTGATGGGATTCTTAAGTGACAGGAAAAAATCACTAATGACTTGcataaaatttagagaaatgaaCCAATAGGAATACCTTCCACAAATCACAATGgaaaaaataacctatttaaataaattaccAATTAATTCTTAGCCCcagaataaatgaaataattgcATAAATCACTAATAACCCAAAACTTGttcttatcaagaaaaaaaatcactaatgacttgcataaaatttaatgaaatgacCAATAGGAACATCTAGCATAAATTGCAAACGACAAAATAACCCATTTAAATAGATGACCAATTAATCCTTAACcgaaaatatatgaaataattgtataaattacTAATAACCCCAAAGTTTttcttatcaagaaaaaaaaaaacagcactAATGACttgcataaaattaaaagaaatgaccTAATTGGAACACCAGCTTGCATAAAAGTACTGTTGTTTACATCCATAAATTATTTAGTGTGTTTGCATGATTGTGTTTAGGAACATTTGTAGAAGAACATTGAAAGTTGATATATTAGTAAGGATGGAATCTGAAATTGTAGTTATATTGTGTAAGTTGGAAGGTATATATCCACTAATatcattctttgatgtaatggtttaTTTGGCTACACAGCTGCCTTGTGTGGCTTTAGTTATCAGACCGGTCTAGTATAAATGAATGTTTCCTATTAAATGTTTTTTGTGGAAACTTAAGCGAATTGTGGAGAATAATGCTCATCTGGATGGTTTGATTGATTGATAAGTAATgacatatattttgttttatgtatttCCATGGGGTTGATACAAGATTCTCGCATTCGGAACGAAATTATGAAGTTAGATATTTGGGATTTACATCATTATTTTCAGTGTTTTTTGAAAGTGTACGTCACATAGGTGCACAAAAGGGCTATGGTTTATGTGGACGAGAGTTTGATAGAGTCTGTCGATAGTATGAATTGAATAACTGCACAGAGATTgacatacttgaggttagtgatatgtgcttatataaaaaagttaaagctCAAAAGATATAACTAATATGTAATGTTATACAATATTTGAACATGTGCAGCAAATGCATTCGTTAACTTCAAGGGGAGGGCATAATTAACTGATGTAGAAAAAGAAGTACGAAGAAGAGTTCTTCACTTGGTTTGAACAAATGGTATGACTAAAATAATGTCTTAGTCTATATGAATGTAATAATCACTagaatagatttttttgtttggttgtgttaattgatgttattaaatttattaatataggttgATATCGAGATATGGTGATAATTCAGAAGACGTTTACGTCTAATGAACTGTATCCTTTGGCACGTGGACCATCCAAGCAGACCATTGAATACTCAACACGTGTATTGtgtggatatagatttcacaaGGTTGACAGAGAATGAGATAGGCtatcagatgaaataaaaaaaaaattatataagactTTTATATAAATACCACATGTGTGAACATTAATTATAGAGGCTTGAAGAATCCGGGATTGTATTGATGGTTCAACATTGACACAAAGTGTGCATCAAACGTGGATGATGGACTctatgtattgagatttgagtaTTAGACTAGAAGACCTTATGGTGCCTTTCCACAAACAGCAGGTGTGCACTCCCTGCACCACAGCGGATGAAGACAATCAGTTACAAGCTCATTGCCATATACAACAGCAGGACACCACGCAACAACAAGAAAAGTCTAGAAAGGaacagtaaataaattattactacTCTCTACggttatttgtaataaaaacaattattttattttgttactcATCTTGTACAAATACACTCATTCCTGTACAAGAATATCAATGAAGAAATTCTTTTACAATCATCTTCTATTATTCTAACATTGTATCAATAAATACAATTATTGAGATCGAATAGAGTGTAAACAAGTTGAATTTAAGCGAATATTTAAGACTTATTCAATGCTTATTAATGATAAAGTCGACATgagaatcaaattaaatcaatccccatcaataatattaaataggAACGTTACAAATACACGAACTAGCTAGACAACATGACAAACCCTTTCGAAGGTATAAATAATTCCCCACAACTACTATAAATGCAGAAAGCGATGCATAACTGTTAGATCATGACTAGCTAATTATAACTTCCATTTTCCAATTTTTAGTTCACTCAAAATTCTTagaatatcaatatatatatatatatatatattggtttttaATACAAAGATATATAACTATTGCCGTCGTACGTACGTCTGTAAATGAAAATGATGATCAATTAAGAGAAATTCATATATAGCTAGTTTAATGAAGCCttgcacaaaagaaaaaaaaaaaaagaatttgaagatGATATTTTCTTGggttattttccaaaaagataGGGATCACCTAATTAATTTAGGCGGGGAgtgttagatattttaacatgaacattaataaatagatctttgattttgtatgatccacaataataaataataatagtgaaAGACGTACCTTTCTCcatctgtttgatgaagaatTAAATCTGGctatgagagaaggatcaccctAGCAACTTGGCCTCATTAGTGTCTCCCGATGGTTAGAGGCACTctaatgttgtaggtgagaaccctttAACCCTTCAgtgctatttatagatttctggccatcatgaaatctaagtctttgagtcagactataattagagataagagttaatcttatctcttaggagtttaaatcccattataactctaacactatttaaaactctatcAGATATGGGTGAGTGGGACATAGAGTTCAAATAGAACTCTTACAGGGAGTCCAAGCCAGCAAGAACGCACGGCCACAGTCGAAGCAGCCAAATTATCTGCATGTTGGCCTGACGTCTCTCGATCTGCCATGCAAAACTGTACGTCGGGGTTTAATGCATGGCAAGTAAAAACACGTACCGTTAGCTACGAAGGGTAGGTACTTCCGTTGTTAAATGATCTGAACATGGACATGGCAGTTGTAGACACgataattatattaatgtaCATACATTTTTATGTCCaaacttaaaattcatttcatttataaagaTTGTCTGGGTTTTACCGATGCATGCATATGTAGACATATATTATCATGTAGCTAAAACGTAATATTCTAAacgtatatatattacaatatgaGATCATGATCAGGTACTGATATTCGATACATTAATATATTGGTCCATCTTACGCAAGTCAAGGCCTAATCAATTTATTGGCCACACGTGTCTAGAGCCTCATCAGCCACGTGATGCATGCATTGTGGTTAATGGATGGATTTTGAATATACATGTATCTAATCCAAGATCGATCGATGTGGATTATGTTAAAATTAGTAGctatcattattaaattttaataatatatagctatcCATGTTGATGCGTGGATGAGCTAGCTGTAAGTTTCAACGTCCAAGCTGTCTAGGGACCAGTACATTTGTACGGACTAGACAGCAAAATGAACCAATCGAATTAAGGCATTccccaaaattataaaaaatcttccTAAAGCAATAATGGTTTTTAATACACAGACAACTACTTCACATCCTAAGCAAATGCCATACGTACGTTAAAGATCGGTTTTTAatggtttttaatatatatgatctgaaTGCAAATTGAATGCACGAAGTAGACAACATGACAAACTCAATTATAAATGCAGACATAGATCATGATTATCATGCAGCTGAAGGCATGGGTTGGTAGCATTAAATGATCCGTACGTGGCTATTAAGCCTATAGTAATTTTAGTATAACACAACTTTTAGACAACTTTGAGAACAAGTTTGAATTTAAGCGAATAGTTAAAGACTTATTCAATTAATTCTTATATGATTAAAAATTGAGTTCGAGTTTATCGTcaacttatattttaatttatatttaggaacaaccattttttttgacataataaattctttatatcatatattctaactttatctataattttaatggttaataaattaattgagtaaAACTCAAGTTTGATTAAACCAATCTTGGATAGCcaacttatttatttacaatccTAAGAGAGTTTTGAACTCAAGTTTTCTATTTAGAAAACTGAATCATATGCCATCAGACCATCAAGTTCATGGCATAAG
Protein-coding sequences here:
- the LOC109015642 gene encoding class V chitinase-like — translated: MASSDSVVKAGYWIFGRDFNRPVDAIPFELFTHLYAGFAEVNANDGTVTIPEQYSVQFRTFTDTVRVRSPQVKTLLSIGGEGSNISPVVADENTRRTFISSSIDLARSYRFDGLDLCWLYPNSQTDNPENLSSLLQGWRTAAGSLLLTATVFHHRATTNFNYPIQAINEKLDWINVLAVDFYTPKSDSSPEHTGPVHAWRNPREQNKCGSEGIYNWINGIGPNPVKIDTQKLVLGLPFYGYKWTLTDSHQHDFFADAANPPTPAAIAFRNIQADYINLNNAGRLVNDPDMFVASYWHHDVTWIGFDDKHSIATKVKEAIRGYNLRGYFAWDLAADDDNWTLSKAASNARDNAIDNPGTSSTSTSTSTITTGGNTTTITITNTATSTNTNTNTSSVR